TGCACTATTGTATTGCGACGCTGTTATTATTTTGTTCCAGTACTTCCAAAACCGCCCGTACCTCGCGAAGTATTGCTTAATTCTTCCACTTCTTCCCAAACGGCGCGTTCGTGTTTTGCGATTACTAATTGGGCGATGCGCTCGCCGTGCTCAATGGTAAAATCTTCGTTGGAAAGATTTACTAAAATTACTCCAATTTCGCCGCGATAATCGGCATCAATTGTTCCGGGAGAATTTAATACCGTTATTCCCTTTGTGGCTGCGAGCCCACTTCGAGGCCGAACTTGCGCTTCAAAACCAATAGGTAATTCTATAAAAAGTCCGGTTTTTACTATGGCGCGCTGTAATGGTTTTAAGGTTGAAGGTTGGTCTACATTTGCACGCAAATCCATTCCGGCCGAAGCAATAGTTTCATACGATGGCAACGGATGGTTAGATTTATTGATGATTTTTATGCCGGTAGGTACGCATTGCTGAACCTTATTCGCTGAGGGCATATCTTCATTTATATTCATATATACAATTTAAAAAGGCCTGGCTGCCCGAGACCGAGATTTTGATTACTTTTTAATAATTTTTAAAAAATCATTTTTTTCGGAATAATACATAATAGCTGTAAATACTAATAACAACGCTGTTCCGAGATAAATATTTCCGTTGAAAATGTAAAAGGAAATACCGGAAAAGCCAACTGCCAACAATAGATAGCTGCTTATTTTTTTTACGTCGTAGGGCACATCGTAGTACTTCCGGCCGTAAAGATACGAAAGCACCATCATACTGCCATAGGCGGCGAGTGTTGCAATGGCAGAGCCCATATAACCAATTATTGGAATTAAAATATAATTGAGCACGAGAGTTACTGCTGCTGCAAAAATAGAGATATATGCGCCGTATTTTGTACGATCTGTAACCTTGTACCAAACCGAGAGATTGTGATAAATTCCTAAAAACAAGTTGGCCAATAAAATGAGCGGTACAATCTTTAATGCTTCCCAATATTGACTATTTGGAATTAAAATGCGTTTAAAAACATCAATATAAACTACTACCACCAATAAAATAAAACACCCAAAAAAGGTAAAATATTTTGTGATGGTTGCATACGTAGTTTTTGCGTTACTTTCTTTTGAATGATTAAAAAAGAAAGGTTCTATCCCCAGTCTAAAAGCCATTACGAAAAGGGTCATAAACATGCCGAGTTTATAACAGGCGGAATAAAGCCCCACCTGTATTTCGGCAATATTTTCGGGCAATAAATATTTTAAGAGAATCCGGTCAAAGGCTTCATTTATACTAAAAGCAATACCCGCAAATAGCACGGGCAGGGCATAACGCATCATTTGTTTCCAAATAACACGATTGAAGCCCAAACCAATTTTTACATAGAGCGGAAGTAATACCAAAAGTGTTACCGCACTTGCTATTAAATTGGCAATAAAAACGTAAGCCACCTTATTTTCGGGAAACCATAGGGCGTTCCAATAGCTGCTATTAGCAGCTAGTTTGGGAAGTATTAAGAGGAAAAATATATTAAAAGCAAGGTTTATTGCCACGTTAAAAATTTTAATTGCGGCATATCGAGTAGGTTTTTCATTTACGCGAAACCAGGCAAAAGGCAGCACCACCAAAGCATCTAACGCCAAGATTATTAACCCATAGGTAACGAACTCGGGTTTAAATTCAGAAATTTCTGCAATACTATTTCTTAATAACAGGGTAATTCCCAAAAAGAGTAATGTAGAAACCGTTAGCGAGGTAAGGGTAGTGGATTGTACAATTTTTTGCTGGGAGGTGTGTTTGGTAATAAATCTAAAAAAGGCGGTTTCCATTCCGTAGCTAAGAAGCACATTTCCCAAAATAAGAAAAGCCATTACGGTAGAATAAATTCCGTATTCTTCGGGCAATAGCACTTTTACATATAGCGGAACAAGAATAACCGTAAGCAAACGCGGGAGTACGGTGGCCAGCCCATAAATAAAAGTTTGCTTAAAAAGTTTTTTGAAAACGCTCAATTGGGTGAAGTTTTATAGCATAAAAGTATTGAAAATATTGGGCAATCAGGTAATTATGATTGGGCTTATCAATTAAAAAGTTCGCCAATTTCCCGTGGAATTTTTGTAGGTCTAAAAGTTTTTCCGTCTAAAAAGCACCACAGTGTTTTTGCTTCTACGATTATTTTACCATCTGCTGGGCGAATTATTTTATAATGCCGTTCGCTTTTAACGCCTTCATAACTGTCTATCCAGGTTTGGGTTTCCAATTCTTCGCCTAAAAATGAAGGGTTTCTGTACGAAATAAAATGATTTAAAACTACCCACACATTTTCTTTGCGTTGTTCTTCGGTAGTTTTTGAAATCCAATGTTCTTCTGCGGTATCTAAACACCATTGAAGATATGTTACATTATTTACATGGTTTAACTCGTCTATAGCCGAAGCCGGTACGATAAAGCGATGTTTATAAACAGAAGTTTTCAAAATCCTAAAATCATTTTTGCAATTAAAAAATAGGTAAGTATTCCGAAAATATCGTTGCTAGTTGTAATAAACGGACCGGTTGCTACTGCGGGATCAATACCTCTTTTGTCTAAGATAATTGGTATAAAAGTACCAATGAGTGCAGCCAAAAGTATAACTGAAATAAGCGCTGCTCCAATGCTAATGGATTCTAAATAACTTGTGTGAAATATAAAATGACTTATAAAAAGAACAATCATTGCGATTGAAAGACCATTAATTAACGCCAGCCCAGACTCCTTAAAAAGACGGGCAATTATATTGCCTTTTAAAGTATTGTTTGCCAAACCTTGAACTACAATGGCGCTGGATTGTACCCCTACATTTCCGGCAGTTGCCTGAATAAGTGGAACAAAAATCAAAATTCGCGGAAAGCTCTCCAATATTTCCTGAAACCCAGAAATAATACTCGCAGCGCCCAAGCCGCCAAACATACCAATTAACAACCAAGGCAAACGGGCACGGGTTTGTTTAAAAATACCATCGTCTGCCTCCACATCTTTTGTAATACCCGCAGCCATTTGGTAATCTTTCTCGGCTTCTTCTTTTATAAAATCTACTATATCGTCAATAGTAATTCGTCCTACTAGAATGCCATCTTCATCAACAACGGGGAGAGCTTCCAAATCGTATTTCTGCATAATACGCGCTACATCTTCGGCTTCGGTGTGCACGTTTACATAATCTACTTTTGGAATATAAACTTCGCTAATATGTGCACGTCCGGGGGCGGTAAGTAAATCTTTTAACGAAAGCCTTCCTTTTAGTTTTCCGTGTTTGTCGGTAACGTAAATAGAGTGAACGCGCGTAACGTTTTCGGCTTGCCGGCGCATTTCGCGTACACAGCCAGCGACGGTCCAACTTTCTTTTACTCGCACAAGTTCTTTTGCCATTAAACCACCCGCAGTATCTTCATCATAACGCAAAAGATCTACAATATCTGCGGCGTGTACTTCGTCTTCTATGTGCCCAATTACTTGTTTTTGAACATCGTCATCCAATTCTGCAATAATATCTGCAGCGTCATCGGTGTCCATTTCATCTAGCTCATCGGCTATTTCGGAAGGGGTAAGCTTGTCTAGAATTCGCTCTCTAAAATCGTCGTCTAGCTCTATTAAAACTTCACTGGTTACTTCGCTGTCCAGCAGTTTTACAATATATGTGGCCTCTTCAGTATTGAGTTCGTGCAGCAGTTCGGCAATATCAGCAAAGTGAAATTCTTCTAAAAGCGCTGTTAGTGCAGGGCCATCGTTATTTTCAATGAGCTGTTCAACCTGCTCGATAAATTCATCTGTCAGTTGAAATTGCATCATTTTCTAGTTTTTGGGTGAGTGCTATAAATTGCGATACGGAAAGCTGTTCCGGACGTTGGCCAAAGATAGTATCTTCTTTTATTTTATCTGAAAGATTAAAAGATTTTAAACTATTGCGAAGGGTTTTTCTACGTTGTTGGAAGGCAGTTTTTACAACTTTATAAAGCATTTTTTCGTTGCAAGCAAGGGTAAAGTTTTCTTTGCGTTTAAGCCTAAGTACGCCGCTATCTACTTTTGGCGGTGGATTAAAAACTGTAGGAGGAACGGTAAAGAGATATTCTGCTTCATAAAAGGCTTGTGTTAAAACTGAAAGTATGCCATAGGCTTTGCTGCCTTCTTTTTCGCAAATGCGCTGTGCTACTTCTTTTTGAAACATTCCTGTAAATTCTGGGATTTGTGCTTTCCATTCCAACATTTTAAAAACAATTTGTGTTGAAATATTATATGGAAAATTACCCGTAATACCGAATTGTTCCGCTCCAAAAAGTTGCGAAAGATCATATTTCAAAAAATCTGCTTCAATAACTTTTAAATTCTTGTTGGGATAATTTTTATTTAAGAAAACGATAGATTCGGTGTCGAGATCCATTGCAATTACCGCCACATCCTTTTCAACTAAATACTTGGTAAGCACACCCATTCCGGGGCCAATCTCCAGCACATTTTTGTAACCTTGAAGCGAGAGTGTGTCGCCAATTTTTTTGGCTATTGCTTCATCCTTCAAAAAATGTTGGCCAAGGTGTTTTTTAGCGCGTACCGTTTCTGAATTTGAATTTTCTCTGGCTTTGTCTCGGTTTTCCTTTTTCATTAAAAAATTTGCAAAGTTTTTTCGGATTTGTACACAAGGGTATTTGCAACGTACGGAGGGTACCTTGGCTATTGATTAAAAATTTCGTTGTGGGCTTCGCCAATAACTTCGAGCTCGGTTCGGAAGGCTACAAATTTTCCTTCAAAAGGATTGCTTTGCGCGCGGAGCTTATCGGCATTTTCGGAATAATATTTTTCGAGCGTTTCTTTACTATCTGTGGTGTATTGCACGGAATAGGTTGTGCCGCCCATTTCTTCTTCTATAACTACGCGCGTTAGTAAGGCTTTTTTAAATTTTCCGGTGGCTAGCATAGCGGGAATGTGTACTGTTTTCATCCAGTTAAGCCAAGTGTCGTGTATGGCTTGATCTACATTTATCGTTACATTATAGATGTACATATTTTGTAAAATTTAAAATTTTGTGTGCAAAATTACAAATAAAAGGAAACCTAGTGGGTTTAAAAATCTTTAGTGTTAGGCTTTAATTTATAGCATCGCCGCGCAAAGAACGATACTTTTTCCGCGCTTCAACAAAATAAATGCTATCTGCGTAGTTAAAGATTATAGCTTCGTATTGCGCTTTTGCTTTTTGCGGTTGGTTTAGTTTTTCTTCGTAAATCTGGGCGAGTCTATAATGGGCATTGTCTGCTAGGATATCGTCGCTATAAAATTCGGTAATTTTTAAATAGTTGCTTTCGGCTTTGGTGTATTCGTGAAGTTTTTCATAAACCAGCCCCTGTTTATAGAGTGCTTCGTCTTCAATTTTTTCGCCTTTATGATTGGTTAAAATATCATCCAAAACAGCAATGGCTTCGGTGTTTCTGTCTTGAAAAGCCAGCAGATCGGCACGGGCGTATTTTTTAAGTGCGGTTTGTGTGGAGTCTTCCAGTGAGTTATCGCGAATTAATAAACTGAGTTCCATAGCGTCGTTGGCAATTAATTGCGAAGTAGATTTTTTTAGGACATCTAATTGTACCTGTGCCCATTCAAAATCGCCTTTAAAATAACTGGTGCGTGCAACTTTAAAACGGGCTTCTTGTGCCAAAACGTCGTTCTGTACTTTTTTCTGGATTTGAGAATAATAAATAAGGGCTTCGTTAAACTTTTCATCGAAGACCAAAATATCTGCGAGCGCCATTTTTACGTGAGCTTCCTGATAGGGCGTTAGATTTTGCTTTGCCAGCGATTTTAAATTTTCGATTGCCAATTCTTTATTATTTGCCTGAAAGGCTAAAAATTGATTGTAATCTACTTGTAATGAATAGGTTTCGCGATTGCGGCCGAATTCGTCTAAAAGGTTTTTAAATTTATTTGCTACCTCAGGATATTGCTCGGCTGTGGCGGTTTTCACCTCCATTTTCATAAGAATTTGATTGCCTTGCAATTTACTTTGTGGCGTAAACGAATTTTCAATAATGTAGTTTACTATTTCCCTGCCGGCCTCGTAATCTTCATCGGCGATAGCTATATAGGCTAGGTTTGTAATTCCGCTGAGATTGTCGCCTAGGCGTTTGTAAATTGCTTTTTCTTGTGTAAAAGCTTTTTTATATTCTTTTTGTTGAATAAATAACCAGCTTAACAATTGGTTGTAAAGAACATCCGGATTTTGCTGCAACCGTTGCAAAAGTATTTTTTTTAGCAATAAATTTGCTTCGTTATTTGGATCTTCGGTGGTATAAAGACTGAAATATCGCTGCGCATTTCCCTTATATGAATTGTTTTTTTCTACCAGCCCCAAATAGCTATCGAACATTTTTTCCAATTTGCCCTGCTCGCCATAAATTTGCGCCAGTTGCATGTTAAAATCTAGTTTGTCGCTTAGCGCCATTGCTTTTTCGTAAGCGGTTACTGCTTCGTCCAACAGGCTGTATTTTTGAAATGTGTTGCCAATAATGTAGGAGAAATTTGGGTTTTCGTCAATTATTTCGATGGCTTTGTTATAACTTAAAGTAGCCAGTTCGGTTTTGTTTTGAAGGGTGTAATTGTGGCCTAACTCTACGAATAGCTGCGGAAAGTTTCGTCCGCTGCCCAATTTTTCCTTAATAAGTTGCTCGGCTTCTGTAAAATTTTCGAGCTGTTGATTGCTCTGTACCACACCCATAAAATAATCGAGTCGGTATGGATTTTCCTTGTTCAGTTTTTCATAAATACGCAATGATTTTTCGAACTCTCCTTGTTCGAAATAATTTTTTGCCAAAGCATCGCTCTGTGAAAAGCTTGCCGTAGCGGTAAAAAAGAGTACTATACATAGAATTCTGCGCATGCCGTAAATATACGTAAATAGCCCGATAGCTAAAGGTAACTTGTAAAAATTATCAAAAACAAAGCCACGAATGCAATAGGTGTGCAATCTTATTTTGTTGGCATCCTAGTAAAAGAAAAGAGGCTGTATAAAGCTTAAGATTTGTATAATTTTGCTTGCTTGAGTGCCACCAAAAAAAATTGGTTTGCAATATCTTGCCGTTGAGGCTTTCGCTGAAACAAGCTTTAAATCTTACATTTTAAACAGCCTTTGTGCAGTGGGAAATATTATTTTAACCTAGTTCTTCTAAATCTAATTCGTCAATGGCATCCCAAGTTTCGTCTATATCCATATTGGTGCCTTTTGCTTCTAGGTAAAAACGGTTTCCTTCCATAAGTTGGATGGTGCTTCTATTGTTGCCAGTACGATATTCTTCAATGGCTTTTTTGCCATTTTTGGTAACAGTACGTCGGGAGCCGTGCTCGTCTTCTTCTTCAAAATCTTGAGACATGACCATTCGCATACCCATTGTTGCTGCTGCTCCTACTTGTCCTGCACCATCAATTATATTTATTGAAAACTTTTTCGATTTGTCTTCGTTAGCGTATGTAGCTTCAATAGACGAGATATTCATCATTCCTGCTTGGCCAGCTTTATAGCTTATGCGTTTCATTCCGTTTACCTCTTCTGGCATCCAAGATTTTAATTCTTCATTGGTAAGTGGAGTAATGTCCTGCAGTTCTTTTATATCATCCTGCATATTGGTCATTTCTTTTACCGCATTTGTAGTGTTGGAAACAGCATCTTTCGTTTCCTTGATTTTCTTGCTCACTGGATTGTCTTTACAGCTCGCAAAAGCTGCAAGAACCAATAGGGCTAATACATACTTCTTCATATTTGAAAATTTTAGTTAGTAAATAAATTTAATTAAAATACTAAGGTAATCAATATGAATAAGATAAGACAATTTAAAGTGAAAGAAGGCTACATTTCCGAAGCTACTTTTTCTAATTGGGTGTACCAATTTTCGCCAAATTTTCGGATAAGGGCTGTTTTTACAAATTTGTAAACCGGTACTTTTAGTTCTTTTCCCAGAGTACAGGCGTCGTCGCAAATTGGCCAGCGATGATAGTTAACTGCCGAAAACTCGCTGTATTCCTGTACGCGCACTGGGTATAAATGGCAAGAAATTGGTTTTATAAATCCTGGAGCTATGGAGTCAATTGCGCCAGCATTATGGGCGTCTTCAATGCCACAGCTTGCAATACCACGTTCGTTAAAGGTTACGTAGGCACATTCTTTTCCATCTACCAAGGGAGTTTCTAATTCGCCTTGTGTGGTTTTAATGTGAGTGCCTTGTTTTTCAATTGCCTCAATGCCTTCTGGCCGTAGAAATGGTTTTACTTTCGGGTAAATTTCTTTAAGAATAGACACCTCTTTTGGGGTGATGGGGGCGCCTGCTTCGCCCTCAATACAGCACGCACCTTTGCACGCATGGAGGTTGCACACAAAATCTTTTTCGATTATATCTTCAGAAACGATCGTTTTTCCCAGTTGAAACATGCGGCAAAGATAGTTGTTTTGTAATTTGGGCATAGTAAAATTTATGCTTTTATTAACCACATAAAATTCTGTGGCAACCAATTATATTTTATAATTTTGCCGCCTCAAAAAAAAGGGTATGACTTTAAATTTCAAAGAAATAGCAACGGCCACAATGGTGCTTTTTGCAGTAATAGATATTGTAGGAAGTATTCCTATTATTATTGGGTTGCGTGAAAAGGCTGGCCATATTAATTCTGGCAAAGCCTCTATTATAGCAGCAGTAGTGATGATTGTCTTTCTTTTTTTAGGAGAAAGTATTTTAAATCTCATTGGAGTAAACGTAAATGAATTTGCCGTAGCAGGTTCGTTGATACTTTTCTTTATTGCTTTGGAAATGATTTTGGGCGTTACCCTTTTTAAAGAAGGCGATACGAGCCCTGATTTGGCTTCTATTTTTCCATTGGCTTTTCCGCTGTTGGCCGGTCCGGGAAGTTTAACTACGCTACTGTCCTTACGTGCCGAATATCAGCTTCAAAATATAATTGTTGCTATAATTGTAAATATTATAGTAATATATGTGGTTTTAAAAACTTCGGGGAAATTGCAGCGTTTTTTAGGAAAAAATGGAATTGCAGTAATTCAAAAAATATTTGGTGTAATTTTGCTTGCAATTGCTGTGAAGCTATTCACCTCAAACATTCAAGAATTATTTAACCATTGATATTATGAAAACTGTAATTTATATAATGATTGCCCTCGCTGCAATATTGGTTGTATTTAACGCTACCAAATTAAACTTTGAAAACCTGCTAAATGGCGACAGCGGCGTTGCTTTCATCTGTATATTAGCGGGGTTTTGTGCAATATTACTATTAACTATTCTGCTTATTTCCAAAAGAATTGCAGCGCAGACCAAAAAGTAAGGATTTTAGTTATTGCCGATAGCATTATTGGCCTCCAGTTCTAGAACTTTTAGAATCATGGGATCGTTTTCGTTTAATATAATCTCGTAAGCATTGGGGCCGAATAGCTGTTGGGCGATATTGGCTTTTAGGGTTCTTCTTAATTCTTCGGTGTAATTTGAAAGATCTATTTGCGCTTCATTAAACTTGGCATATTCTATAAATTCTTCTGAAAGGCTCTTATCAATTTTATAGTTTTTTCTAAAGTCTTCAAAATTCATATCTTTAAATAGGGCTCGGTTTTTTTCGAGATATTCAAATATAAAATAGCTCATAAATCCGCTTCGCGAAACGTATTGAAGTGTTTCGTTTTCTACACTCGTGTCTTTCGCCACAAATACGTCTGGAATTATTCCGCCGCCACCGTAAACCACTTTTCCTTTGGGCGTGGTGTATTTTAATGAGTCTGCTACTTTTATGCTATCTGCGTGTAATAATTCGCCGTTGCGATAGCGTTTTTCGTACTCATTGTAATAGGTGTCGTTCCCATTACCGTATGGGCGCTGGATAGAACGGCCGGTGGGAGTGTAATACCTGGCAATGGTAAGGCGGACCGCACTGCCATCTCCGAGCGACATTTCGCGCTGCACCAGACCTTTTCCGAACGAACGACGGCCAATTATTGTGCCTTTATCGTTGTCCTGCAGTGCGCCAGCTACAATTTCGCTTGCCGAAGCTGAGTTTTCATTAATTAGCACATAGAGTTTTCCGTGTTCAAAATCGCCGCGGCGCGTGGCATAGGTTTTATTTATTTCGCCACTTTTGTTTTTTGTGATTAACACGAGTTTGTTGTTTTCTAAAAACTCATCAACAATACGTTCGGCAGTAGAAATATAACCACCCGGATTATCGCGAAGGTCTAAAACCAATTTAGTGGCTCCTTGGTCTTTTAATTTTTCGAGGGCCGATTCAAACTCCCTAAACGTAGTTTCTGAGAAGCGATTTATTTTTATGTAGCCCAATTCTTCTTCAATCATATACGAAGCGTCAACACTTACCAGAGGCACCTGCTTTCTTCGCACTTTAAATTCTAAGGTTTTGTTTTCGCTCGGTCTATAAACATCTAGTGCAACTTTACTGTTTATTTCGCCTTTTAAATAATTGGAAATGCTGTCGCGCTGCACCAATTCGCCGAAAAGTTTTTTACCGTCGGCATAAATTATTCTGTCGCCACCTTTTATTCCGGCTTGCTCTGCGGGACCACCTTCAATAGTGCGAATAACGGCAATGGAATCTTTATAAATATAAAAACTTACGCCTATACCAATAAAGGCGCCGCGCATGTCGTCTGCACTGTGTTGATATTCTTTTTTGGGAATATAAACCGAATGGGGGTCTAAGTTGGAAAGGATTCCGTAAACGGTTACATCTACAATACTGTCTGTGTTTACTTTATCTACGTATTCATAATCTATATAGTCTATAAGCCTATTGAGCTTATCTTTTTTGGAACTGGTCGCAAAAATTTTTTCGGTATTGTCATTAAAATTTAGCTTCGAACCAATAAAAACGCCTATGGCCAGAGCCAATCCAATCCACAGCGGCAAGTATTTTTTTTGCTTGTTAAGTGTTGTCGAAGTTTTATTTTTCATTATACCGATTCCAAATCTGAAATATGCTGCACGCTCACTCCTGCTTTTTCAAGAAAAGCGATTCCAGAGTTGTCTTTATATTCATTGAGGTAAACCATTCTCTTTATACCTGCTTGGTGAATTAATTTGCTACACTCCTTACAAGGCGACATTGTAATATATAATGTGGCGCCTTGGCAGGCCTGTGTGCTGGAGGCTACTTTTAGTATTGCATTTGCTTCGGCGTGTAGCACATACCACTTTGTGTATCCTTGATCGTCTTCACAAATGTTTTCAAAACCTGTAGGGGTGCCGTTGTACCCGTCGCTTATTATCATTTTATCTTTTACAATAAGCGCGCCAACCTGTTTTCTTTTACAATAGGAGAGTTTGCTCCATTCTTGGGCCATCCGTAGATAGGCAATATCGTATTTGCGTTGTTTGCTGTCCTTCATACTTTTAAATAGACAACGAAATTACTTTGAAGTTACGCCACTGCCAAAAAAAATGTTGTTAACTTCTTGCCAAAGAAAAAACTTGCTTGTAGTTGTACCAGTTTTTGCAAAGGAAGATATTTTTAAAATCGAAGCCTATTGGTGTTATTATGAGCTGTTACAGTTTAAAAAATCCAATTATTGATGAGCATTGGTATAACCATTCCTATTACCAATGAAGAAACTACCAAAACCCAATCTCTTTTGTTGAAACGGAATATAGTTTGAAAGATAAAAGCAATAATTAAAAAAACGATAACAACTATAATTTGGGCAGTTTCAATACCGAGGGCAAATTCCAGTAATGGTAGCAATTCCCTGCCGCTGTCTAATGCGGTAAAGAAAGAGGCAAATCCCAAACCGTGAATGATTCCGAAGAAAATAGTAACAATGTAGAGCATGCCAATTTTTTCGAACTTTTTCTCCTTTCCCGCGGTAAAAAGGTTAAATAGCGCCGTAACCAAAATAGTTACGGGTATTAAAAACTCAATTACCTTTCCCGAAACACTCACTACATTATAGGCTGCCAAAAGCAGCGATAGCGTGTGCCCAATGGTAAACATGGTAACTAAAATTAGTAATTTTTTCCACGAAGAGAAATTATAGGCAGCGCATAAAACTATTAAAAATAGAATATGATCGTAGGCTTTCCAATCCAATACATGGTGCAGGCCAAGATTAAAATACAACCAGAAATCAGTCATGAAGGGGAGTAGTTTGTAAAGTTTGTCAAATATACATTTTTGTGGGGAAGATATCAATGAATTTGGCCAAGGATCGAAAACTTTGCCAATGAGGTGGTTTTTAATTATTTCTAAAATAGTTGTTTAAATATTTTAAAAAATTGGCATGTTAATTATATAGCGTAAATAACACATAATTAGATATTTAAAAGCGTTGTTCAAAAAAATAATTACAAAAAAGATGTCATGTGTTTTTCATTTTTATTTTGAAGTATTATTGTCATTTTGCTTCATCTTTAACAGCTAATTTATCAACATCATAGAAACGGTATTA
This region of Aequorivita marisscotiae genomic DNA includes:
- a CDS encoding S41 family peptidase, which gives rise to MKNKTSTTLNKQKKYLPLWIGLALAIGVFIGSKLNFNDNTEKIFATSSKKDKLNRLIDYIDYEYVDKVNTDSIVDVTVYGILSNLDPHSVYIPKKEYQHSADDMRGAFIGIGVSFYIYKDSIAVIRTIEGGPAEQAGIKGGDRIIYADGKKLFGELVQRDSISNYLKGEINSKVALDVYRPSENKTLEFKVRRKQVPLVSVDASYMIEEELGYIKINRFSETTFREFESALEKLKDQGATKLVLDLRDNPGGYISTAERIVDEFLENNKLVLITKNKSGEINKTYATRRGDFEHGKLYVLINENSASASEIVAGALQDNDKGTIIGRRSFGKGLVQREMSLGDGSAVRLTIARYYTPTGRSIQRPYGNGNDTYYNEYEKRYRNGELLHADSIKVADSLKYTTPKGKVVYGGGGIIPDVFVAKDTSVENETLQYVSRSGFMSYFIFEYLEKNRALFKDMNFEDFRKNYKIDKSLSEEFIEYAKFNEAQIDLSNYTEELRRTLKANIAQQLFGPNAYEIILNENDPMILKVLELEANNAIGNN
- a CDS encoding deoxycytidylate deaminase; its protein translation is MKDSKQRKYDIAYLRMAQEWSKLSYCKRKQVGALIVKDKMIISDGYNGTPTGFENICEDDQGYTKWYVLHAEANAILKVASSTQACQGATLYITMSPCKECSKLIHQAGIKRMVYLNEYKDNSGIAFLEKAGVSVQHISDLESV
- a CDS encoding HupE/UreJ family protein; this translates as MTDFWLYFNLGLHHVLDWKAYDHILFLIVLCAAYNFSSWKKLLILVTMFTIGHTLSLLLAAYNVVSVSGKVIEFLIPVTILVTALFNLFTAGKEKKFEKIGMLYIVTIFFGIIHGLGFASFFTALDSGRELLPLLEFALGIETAQIIVVIVFLIIAFIFQTIFRFNKRDWVLVVSSLVIGMVIPMLINNWIF